A window from Eubalaena glacialis isolate mEubGla1 chromosome 1, mEubGla1.1.hap2.+ XY, whole genome shotgun sequence encodes these proteins:
- the SLF2 gene encoding SMC5-SMC6 complex localization factor protein 2 isoform X5 — MTRRCMPARPGFPSSPAPGSSPPRCHLRPGSTAPAAAGKRTESPGDRYRAEGLRRGRVAGARV; from the coding sequence ATGACAAGGCGCTGCATGCCCGCTAGGCCAGGTTTCCCCTCATCCCCAGCCCCGGGGTCGTCGCCCCCGCGCTGCCATCTGAGACCCGGTAGTACCGCCCCTGCTGCAGCGGGAAAGAGAACAGAGAGTCCTGGGGACAGGTACCGTGCAGAGGGCTTGAGAAGGGGCCGGGTCGCGGGGGCAAGGGTATGA